One segment of Setaria viridis chromosome 4, Setaria_viridis_v4.0, whole genome shotgun sequence DNA contains the following:
- the LOC117852694 gene encoding ESCRT-related protein CHMP1 — protein sequence MGNPEKLMNQIFDLKFTSKSLQRQARKCEKEEKEQKLKVKKAIEKGNMDGARIYAENAIRKRTEHMNYLRLASRLDAVVARLDTQAKMQVIGKSMQSIVKSLDSALATGNLQKMSETMDNFERQFVNMEVQAEFMEGAMAGSTSLSTPETEVNSLMQQVADDYGLEVSVGLPQAAAHAIPAAKDKEKVDEDDLSRRLAELKARG from the coding sequence atggggaACCCCGAGAAGCTGATGAACCAGATCTTCGACCTCAAGTTCACCTCCAAGTCGCTGCAGCGGCAGGCGCGCAAGTgcgagaaggaggagaaggagcagaAGCTCAAGGTGAAGAAGGCGATCGAGAAGGGCAACATGGACGGCGCCCGCATCTACGCCGAGAACGCCATCCGCAAGCGCACCGAGCACATGAActacctccgcctcgcctcccgcctcGACGCCGTCGTGGCCCGCCTCGACACGCAGGCCAAGATGCAGGTCATCGGCAAGTCCATGCAGTCCATCGTCAAGTCGCTCGACTCCGCGCTCGCCACCGGGAACCTCCAGAAGATGTCCGAGACCATGGACAATTTCGAGCGCCAGTTCGTCAACATGGAGGTCCAGGCCGAGTTCATGGAGGGCGCCATGGCCGGCTCCACCTCCCTCTCCACGCCCGAGACTGAGGTCAACAGCCTCATGCAGCAGGTCGCAGACGACTATGGGCTCGAGGTCTCCGTCGGCCTGCCTCAGGCCGCTGCGCACGCCATCCCTGCTGCCAAGGATAAGGAGAAGGTCGACGAGGACGACCTCTCTCGCCGCCTTGCCGAGCTCAAGGCCCGCGGCTGA
- the LOC117852853 gene encoding uncharacterized protein gives MAASGKKLPPFLFTLLLLLSTAVTPILSLPAAAADHEVDCDCDKPKAPKPSHPPKTKPKNPKPPKGPSYPSPVTRPPKKGPSYPPVTRPPVVGPPKGPVSRPPVVGPPKGPVTRPPVVAPPVTRPPVVGPPVTRPPVTYPPITGPPTTPPVVGPPVTYPPITGPPVTVPPITGPPVTVPPITGPPSTTPPVTGPPVTYPPGGGGGGSPSTPCPPPPPSTPTTPSSPTCPADSLKLGACVDLLGGLVHVGLGDPVVNKCCPVLEGLVELEAAVCLCTTIKLKLLNINIYLPLALQLLLTCGKTPPPGYTCTV, from the coding sequence ATGGCGGCGAGCGGTAAGAAGCTCCCGCCGTTCCTCttcacgctgctgctgctgctctccacCGCCGTGACGCCCATCCTCTCGCTGCCAGCCGCCGCAGCAGACCACGAGGTGGACTGCGACTGCGACAAGCCCAAGGCGCCCAAGCCGTCGCACCCGCCCAAGACCAAGCCCAAGAACCCCAAGCCGCCCAAGGGCCCCTCCTACCCGTCGCCGGTGACGCGCCCGCCCAAGAAGGGCCCCTCCTACCCGCCGGTCACTCGCCCGCCGGTCGTCGGCCCGCCCAAGGGCCCCGTCTCGCGCCCGCCGGTCGTCGGCCCGCCCAAGGGCCCCGTCACGCGCCCGCCGGTCGTCGCCCCGCCGGTCACGCGCCCGCCCGTCGTCGGCCCACCGGTCACGCGTCCGCCGGTGACCTACCCGCCGATCACCGGCCCTCCGACGACGCCGCCGGTCGTCGGCCCGCCGGTGACGTACCCGCCGATCACGGGCCCACCGGTCACAGTCCCTCCGATCACCGGCCCCCCAGTCACCGTCCCTCCTATCACCGGCCCGCCGTCGACGACGCCTCCGGTGACCGGCCCGCCCGTCACCTACccgcccggcggcggaggcgggggcagcCCATCGacgccgtgcccgccgccgcctccctcgaccccgacgacgccgtcgtcgccgactTGCCCGGCGGACTCGCTGAAGCTGGGGGCGTGCGTGGACCTGCTGGGCGGTCTGGTGCACGTCGGGCTCGGCGACCCCGTGGTGAACAAGTGCTGCCCGGTGCTGGAGGGGCTGGtggagctggaggcggcggtgtgCCTCTGCACCACCATCAAGCTcaagctcctcaacatcaacatCTACCTACCCCTggcgctccagctcctcctcacctgCGGCAAGACGCCGCCGCCAGGCTACACCTGCACCGTCTGA